The Panicum virgatum strain AP13 chromosome 5K, P.virgatum_v5, whole genome shotgun sequence genome has a window encoding:
- the LOC120710765 gene encoding uncharacterized protein LOC120710765, with protein sequence MAKHGAAAALLVASLLVAAALAAGTDARRPLNARLAINRGASRVFAVHEEAVAAVPTLSCSKVHGVQAGETCFTVAQAEGLTQDVFLSFNPNINCQSVFVGQWVCLAATSA encoded by the exons ATGGCCAaacacggcgccgccgccgctctcctggTCGCGTCCCTCCTCgtggccgccgccctcgccgccggcaccgaCGCGAGGAGGCCTCTTAACGCGAGGCTCGCCATAAATCGCGGTGCATCTCGAG TTTTCGCGGTGCACGaggaggccgtggcggcggtgcCGACGCTGAGCTGCAGCAAGGTGCACGGGGTGCAGGCCGGCGAGACGTGCTTCACCGTGGCGCAGGCGGAGGGGCTGACCCAGGACGTGTTCCTCAGCTTCAACCCCAACATCAACTGCCAGAGCGTCTTCGTCGGACAGTGGGTCTGCCTCGCCGCCACTTCCGCTTGA